The segment aatatctacatTACGTAGTCACCCATGGAGAAGGGTGGCTCCGCTACTACATATAGCCGATCCAAGTTGTTTGCAATTGAGGCGTTGTTGTAGAAAAAGATCAAGGAAGAACTAACAATAACTAGCTAGTTCACAtagctaactaaagaaacatcttaGTAAACTATACGATAACGAGTTGTTTCGTTGGGAATAAGTTGTTAATCTCAGAATAAATATTATGGAATAAGTATTTCATCGTGTATATGTGATAATTTATTCCTTCACTAAAGTATAAACAGTGGGATAAATAATCTCAGAATTGTCTGATACCTCCAACCAAACATAGCGTAAAATAGTCATGCATTCTATCTTTGTgattattatgttatatcttatatctCATATGAAACGTCTCGTAAATCTCAAAAATACTGATCTTTTGGAAACTTCATCCAAcatagaaaattttataatgaCAGAAactatgttgaattgatgtatacCTGCATTCTTCTCTGTAATTTAAGATCACCATCAGCAGTAATTCCATCCAACTTAATCAATTGTGTCATTAACATTTCAATCAAACTCAATAACAAAGTCTCTGTTACTTTTTTGCCACCATAAATGTCCATTTCAACATTTGCAACCTACaccataaaacatgaaaaaaaaaacaataatcaaataccttaacataaaaaataaacataaaaaactttttttttttgtaatttaggAAATATAATTCTTGTTACCTGTTTAGCTAGTTTATCAATTTCAAGCCTAATTGATGTGATTTCTTTTGATGCATTTTCCATTTTTGCATTTCTTCTTGATTCAAGATACCTTTTTTCTCTGCTTATTTCATCTTCAATTAGTACAAGCTTTGATCCATCTTTTATACCAGAAACATCAAGAAAATTTCttgaatctttttctttttccttgtaaaatattttctgaTCTTCAGTATGTAATCCAGTTGGCCCTGCCAACATTTTCTTCAACTCCCCTGTAAAATTCAAGATTCCTCATTTTATGAACAcccttttgagaaatgaatggAAAATAGAACTCATAACAAATTATGAATATGCAATTTCATTTCAAGATTCCTCATTTTATGGACACCCTTTTGAGAGATGAATggaaaaaatgcaaaaaaaataaataaatatgaattatgcAATTTTATTTCAAGATTTCTCATTTTATGACTAcccttttgagaaatgaatgaaaaaaatgcatatcaaagtatgaatgtgcaaTTTCATTTCAAGATTCCTCATTTTATGAACACCCTTTTGATAGatgaatgaaaaaatgaaagaaaaaaagtatgaaCATGCAATTTCATATCAAGATTTCTCATTTTATGACAACCCTTTTGAGATATGAATTGAAATATTGCATATCAAGGTATATGGATGTGTAATTCATGTCAAAGACTCCTCATTCTACGGACACAGTTAATTTCTCATATGATCACTCAACTAAATTTTTTTCgataaagaaaatgatttttcgAGGTGAGTGATCGATATGAATATAACAATtgcataacaaaaaaaattatcaaaaattacCAAAAGTTGCTTGTGAGCTAATTTTGACTTCATGATAAGATGAACCATATTTAACTTTGAGTGTAATAATTGGAACAACAATATTTGAactttgatttgaaatatgatCAGAACTTCTCTTTTGTACTAACATTCCTCCTGGCCTCATTTCCCATCCTGATGATGAAAGTCCATTCCCATTTGGCTTTTTAGTTTTCATTCTCAACAACTCTTTACTACTCATAATGAAAAATTCAAAGCCAATTTATCAAGAAATGtcaaaagttgaaaaaataaaaattaaaaatttgttcTTTTAAGTGCTTGTCTGCTAAGCTAAGAACAACCCCatgaatgaagaaaagaaaaaaaaaacacaaaagatTCTGACCCACAATGTCAGaaacacaacaacaataatattgttatgatagaaatttatttattttttttgtaactaGTCAAAAATTTTGGTTTTAAATTGCTAATGACTTTAGTAGGCTTTTTATCTTTGGGTTTGTTGAGactaaaagggaaaaaagagaAACTTGAAGGAccttttagaaataatattataattatagaaacttttaaaaattaaaatgtggaGGTGATAAGAAGGGATTGTAACAAGAATGAA is part of the Solanum pennellii chromosome 8, SPENNV200 genome and harbors:
- the LOC107026785 gene encoding BAG family molecular chaperone regulator 3-like — protein: MSSKELLRMKTKKPNGNGLSSSGWEMRPGGMLVQKRSSDHISNQSSNIVVPIITLKVKYGSSYHEVKISSQATFGELKKMLAGPTGLHTEDQKIFYKEKEKDSRNFLDVSGIKDGSKLVLIEDEISREKRYLESRRNAKMENASKEITSIRLEIDKLAKQVANVEMDIYGGKKVTETLLLSLIEMLMTQLIKLDGITADGDLKLQRRMQVKRVQKYIETLDMLKIRNSTLGNDNAKVSMNHKNRIFTGQMAKSIYSQQEQSKMGNFADEKSPGSVVVTTKWETF